A part of Neodiprion pinetum isolate iyNeoPine1 chromosome 4, iyNeoPine1.2, whole genome shotgun sequence genomic DNA contains:
- the SelR gene encoding methionine-R-sulfoxide reductase B1 isoform X2, which produces MSNLILKNLPNIYRHSLRTTSRLTIRAYRGVATKMTTEIDKDELKKRLTPIQWHVTQEKGTERPFTGTYNKFYERGTYTCVVCDQELFSSETKYDSGCGWPAFNEVLDQGRVKLTKDTTHDMVRTEVTCSTCGSHLGHVFNDGPKPTRKRFCINSASISFHAAGDKKKSDS; this is translated from the exons ATGAGCAATCTTATCCTGAAAAATTTACCGAATATCTATCGACACAGTTTGCGCACAACTTCACGTCTCACAATTCGAGCCTACCGag GCGTTGCTACCAAAATGACGACGGAAATTGACAAGGATGAGCTCAAGAAGCGTTTAACACCTATCCAGTGGCATGTGACCCAAGAAAAAGGCACCGAAAG gCCTTTCACTGGCACTTATAATAAATTCTATGAAAGAGGAACATATACTTGTGTCGTATGCGATCAGGAACTGTTTTCCTCTGAGACGAAATATGATAGTGGTTGCGGCTGGCCAGCATTCAATGAGGTTTTAGACCAAGGTCGAGTTAAACTAACTAAAGACACAACTCATG ATATGGTGCGGACTGAAGTGACCTGCTCAACTTGTGGATCACATTTGGGCCACGTATTTAATGACGGTCCGAAACCAACAAGAAAACGATTTTGCATCAACTCTGCTTCTATCAGCTTCCATGCAGCCGgtgataagaaaaaatctgattcCTAA
- the SelR gene encoding methionine-R-sulfoxide reductase B1 isoform X1 — protein sequence MSNLILKNLPNIYRHSLRTTSRLTIRAYRGVATKMTTEIDKDELKKRLTPIQWHVTQEKGTERPFTGTYNKFYERGTYTCVVCDQELFSSETKYDSGCGWPAFNEVLDQGRVKLTKDTTHVGGNLLLLIANPDMVRTEVTCSTCGSHLGHVFNDGPKPTRKRFCINSASISFHAAGDKKKSDS from the exons ATGAGCAATCTTATCCTGAAAAATTTACCGAATATCTATCGACACAGTTTGCGCACAACTTCACGTCTCACAATTCGAGCCTACCGag GCGTTGCTACCAAAATGACGACGGAAATTGACAAGGATGAGCTCAAGAAGCGTTTAACACCTATCCAGTGGCATGTGACCCAAGAAAAAGGCACCGAAAG gCCTTTCACTGGCACTTATAATAAATTCTATGAAAGAGGAACATATACTTGTGTCGTATGCGATCAGGAACTGTTTTCCTCTGAGACGAAATATGATAGTGGTTGCGGCTGGCCAGCATTCAATGAGGTTTTAGACCAAGGTCGAGTTAAACTAACTAAAGACACAACTCATG TCGGTGGCAATCTACTACTGCTGATCGCAAACCCAGATATGGTGCGGACTGAAGTGACCTGCTCAACTTGTGGATCACATTTGGGCCACGTATTTAATGACGGTCCGAAACCAACAAGAAAACGATTTTGCATCAACTCTGCTTCTATCAGCTTCCATGCAGCCGgtgataagaaaaaatctgattcCTAA
- the SelR gene encoding methionine-R-sulfoxide reductase B1 isoform X3, which produces MTTEIDKDELKKRLTPIQWHVTQEKGTERPFTGTYNKFYERGTYTCVVCDQELFSSETKYDSGCGWPAFNEVLDQGRVKLTKDTTHVGGNLLLLIANPDMVRTEVTCSTCGSHLGHVFNDGPKPTRKRFCINSASISFHAAGDKKKSDS; this is translated from the exons ATGACGACGGAAATTGACAAGGATGAGCTCAAGAAGCGTTTAACACCTATCCAGTGGCATGTGACCCAAGAAAAAGGCACCGAAAG gCCTTTCACTGGCACTTATAATAAATTCTATGAAAGAGGAACATATACTTGTGTCGTATGCGATCAGGAACTGTTTTCCTCTGAGACGAAATATGATAGTGGTTGCGGCTGGCCAGCATTCAATGAGGTTTTAGACCAAGGTCGAGTTAAACTAACTAAAGACACAACTCATG TCGGTGGCAATCTACTACTGCTGATCGCAAACCCAGATATGGTGCGGACTGAAGTGACCTGCTCAACTTGTGGATCACATTTGGGCCACGTATTTAATGACGGTCCGAAACCAACAAGAAAACGATTTTGCATCAACTCTGCTTCTATCAGCTTCCATGCAGCCGgtgataagaaaaaatctgattcCTAA
- the Pak gene encoding serine/threonine-protein kinase Pak isoform X2 — MSDEEDKPPAPPVRLTSNRGESTPNLPVDMRPLPKEPDSDERKKKTLKGKMKVKDGKDKPNISYPTNFEHTVHVGFDAVTGEFTGMPEAWARLLMSSNISKQEQKKNPQAVLDVLNWYDNSSKEAKGSKYMTTTKMVGVVAPIERASSPRSLGMGTGINIGTVRGQAMSQASGSSHSQHSLSRVSSSSPSSTPTDACATSSEQEDEPPPPPITARPERTKSIYTKPIEEEPPLPLPTSLGSPQRNGTQQQQPSGLDRNKNQATPTPTTTDQSRPTQSDKARKKKMSDDEILEKLRTIVSVGDPNRKYTKMEKIGQGASGTVYTAIETSTGMEVAIKQMNLSQQPKKELIINEILVMRENKHANVVNYLDSYLVGEELWVVMEYLPGGSLTDVVTETCMDEGQIAAVCREVLQALEFLHCNQVIHRDIKSDNILLGLDGGVKLTDFGFCAQISPEQSKRTTMVGTPYWMAPEVVTRKQYGPKVDIWSLGIMAIEMIEGEPPYLNENPLRALYLIATNGKPEIKEKEKLSGIFQDFLDQCLEVEVEKRSSASELLKHPFLKLARPLASLTPLIMAAKEAAKGH, encoded by the exons ATGTCAGATGAAGAAGACAAACCTCCGGCACCACCGGTTCGCCTCACCTCAAACAG AGGTGAGTCAACGCCTAATTTGCCTGTTGACATGCGTCCTTTGCCTAAAGAACCGGACTCGGATGagcgtaagaaaaaaactttgaaaggCAAGATGAAGGTGAAGGATGGCAAAGACAAGCCGAACATAAGTTATCCAACTAATTTTGAACATACGGTACATGTTGGATTCGATGCTGTTACCGGCGAATTTACG GGGATGCCGGAAGCATGGGCTAGGCTACTGATGTCTAGCAACATCAGTAAGCAGgagcaaaagaaaaatcccCAAGCAGTACTGGATGTCTTGAATTGGTATGATAATAGTAGCAAAGAAGCAAAGGGCTCAAAGTATATGACTACTACTAAAATGGTTGGGGTTGTCG CGCCGATTGAACGGGCCAGCAGTCCGCGAAGTCTGGGCATGGGAACTGGTATCAACATTGGAACCGTTCGTGGTCAGGCCATGTCCCAAGCTTCCGGGAGTTCCCATTCACAACATTCACTAAGCAG GGTGAGCAGTAGCAGTCCAAGCAGTACTCCAACAGATGCTTGTGCAACCAGTTCAGAACAAGAAGATGAACCACCTCCTCCACCGATTACCGCCAGACCTGAGCGTACCAAATCTATT TATACCAAACCAATTGAAGAAGAACCACCTTTGCCACTACCAACATCATTGGGGTCCCCTCAGCGAAATGGAACGCAGCAACAGCAACCATCAGGACTCGATAGAAATAAAAACCAGGCTACACCCACACCGACGACTACTGACCAATCAAGACCCACGCAAAGTGATAAAgccagaaaaaagaaaatgtctGATGACGAAATATTGGAGAAACTTAGAACCATTGTCAGCGTTGGAGATCCAAATAGAAAATATAcaaagatggaaaaaatcgGGCAAGG TGCTTCAGGAACAGTGTATACGGCGATTGAGACCTCCACGGGAATGGAAGTGGCGATAAAACAGATGAACCTCTCGCAACAGCCGAAGAAAGAGctgataataaatgaaattcttgTCATGCGGGAGAACAAGCACGCCAACGTTGTTAATTATTTGGACAGTTACTTAGTTGGTGAAGAACTATGGGTGGTTATGGAATATTTACCTGGTGGTAGTTTAACCGATGTTGTAACTGAAACGTGTATGGATGAAGGACAAATAGCTGCGGTGTGTAGAGAAGTGCTTCAAGCTCTCGAATTTCTGCATTGCAACCAAGTGATACACAGGGATATCAAGTCGGACAATATTTTGCTGGGATTAGATGGAGGTGTCAAGCTTACAGACTTTGGCTTCTGCGCTCAGATTTCACCCGAACAGAGTAAGAGAACCACAATGGTCGGCACTCCATATTGGATGGCACCTGAAGTAGTAACGCGCAAACAATATGGCCCTAAG GTGGATATATGGTCACTGGGTATAATGGCTATCGAAATGATTGAAGGAGAACCAccgtatttgaatgaaaaccCTCTGAGAGCCCTATATTTGATAGCAACTAATGGTAAACCAGAAattaaggaaaaagaaaaactgtcTGGGATATTCCAAGACTTCTTAGACCAATGTCTTGAAGTTGAAGTCGAAAAACGTTCCTCGGCCTCGGAGCTTCTAAAG catCCTTTCCTGAAGTTGGCAAGGCCCTTGGCGTCATTGACACCGTTAATTATGGCAGCAAAAGAGGCAGCTAAAGGTCACTGA
- the Pak gene encoding serine/threonine-protein kinase Pak isoform X1, whose protein sequence is MSDEEDKPPAPPVRLTSNRGESTPNLPVDMRPLPKEPDSDERKKKTLKGKMKVKDGKDKPNISYPTNFEHTVHVGFDAVTGEFTLPLKGMPEAWARLLMSSNISKQEQKKNPQAVLDVLNWYDNSSKEAKGSKYMTTTKMVGVVAPIERASSPRSLGMGTGINIGTVRGQAMSQASGSSHSQHSLSRVSSSSPSSTPTDACATSSEQEDEPPPPPITARPERTKSIYTKPIEEEPPLPLPTSLGSPQRNGTQQQQPSGLDRNKNQATPTPTTTDQSRPTQSDKARKKKMSDDEILEKLRTIVSVGDPNRKYTKMEKIGQGASGTVYTAIETSTGMEVAIKQMNLSQQPKKELIINEILVMRENKHANVVNYLDSYLVGEELWVVMEYLPGGSLTDVVTETCMDEGQIAAVCREVLQALEFLHCNQVIHRDIKSDNILLGLDGGVKLTDFGFCAQISPEQSKRTTMVGTPYWMAPEVVTRKQYGPKVDIWSLGIMAIEMIEGEPPYLNENPLRALYLIATNGKPEIKEKEKLSGIFQDFLDQCLEVEVEKRSSASELLKHPFLKLARPLASLTPLIMAAKEAAKGH, encoded by the exons ATGTCAGATGAAGAAGACAAACCTCCGGCACCACCGGTTCGCCTCACCTCAAACAG AGGTGAGTCAACGCCTAATTTGCCTGTTGACATGCGTCCTTTGCCTAAAGAACCGGACTCGGATGagcgtaagaaaaaaactttgaaaggCAAGATGAAGGTGAAGGATGGCAAAGACAAGCCGAACATAAGTTATCCAACTAATTTTGAACATACGGTACATGTTGGATTCGATGCTGTTACCGGCGAATTTACG ctgCCGTTGAAA GGGATGCCGGAAGCATGGGCTAGGCTACTGATGTCTAGCAACATCAGTAAGCAGgagcaaaagaaaaatcccCAAGCAGTACTGGATGTCTTGAATTGGTATGATAATAGTAGCAAAGAAGCAAAGGGCTCAAAGTATATGACTACTACTAAAATGGTTGGGGTTGTCG CGCCGATTGAACGGGCCAGCAGTCCGCGAAGTCTGGGCATGGGAACTGGTATCAACATTGGAACCGTTCGTGGTCAGGCCATGTCCCAAGCTTCCGGGAGTTCCCATTCACAACATTCACTAAGCAG GGTGAGCAGTAGCAGTCCAAGCAGTACTCCAACAGATGCTTGTGCAACCAGTTCAGAACAAGAAGATGAACCACCTCCTCCACCGATTACCGCCAGACCTGAGCGTACCAAATCTATT TATACCAAACCAATTGAAGAAGAACCACCTTTGCCACTACCAACATCATTGGGGTCCCCTCAGCGAAATGGAACGCAGCAACAGCAACCATCAGGACTCGATAGAAATAAAAACCAGGCTACACCCACACCGACGACTACTGACCAATCAAGACCCACGCAAAGTGATAAAgccagaaaaaagaaaatgtctGATGACGAAATATTGGAGAAACTTAGAACCATTGTCAGCGTTGGAGATCCAAATAGAAAATATAcaaagatggaaaaaatcgGGCAAGG TGCTTCAGGAACAGTGTATACGGCGATTGAGACCTCCACGGGAATGGAAGTGGCGATAAAACAGATGAACCTCTCGCAACAGCCGAAGAAAGAGctgataataaatgaaattcttgTCATGCGGGAGAACAAGCACGCCAACGTTGTTAATTATTTGGACAGTTACTTAGTTGGTGAAGAACTATGGGTGGTTATGGAATATTTACCTGGTGGTAGTTTAACCGATGTTGTAACTGAAACGTGTATGGATGAAGGACAAATAGCTGCGGTGTGTAGAGAAGTGCTTCAAGCTCTCGAATTTCTGCATTGCAACCAAGTGATACACAGGGATATCAAGTCGGACAATATTTTGCTGGGATTAGATGGAGGTGTCAAGCTTACAGACTTTGGCTTCTGCGCTCAGATTTCACCCGAACAGAGTAAGAGAACCACAATGGTCGGCACTCCATATTGGATGGCACCTGAAGTAGTAACGCGCAAACAATATGGCCCTAAG GTGGATATATGGTCACTGGGTATAATGGCTATCGAAATGATTGAAGGAGAACCAccgtatttgaatgaaaaccCTCTGAGAGCCCTATATTTGATAGCAACTAATGGTAAACCAGAAattaaggaaaaagaaaaactgtcTGGGATATTCCAAGACTTCTTAGACCAATGTCTTGAAGTTGAAGTCGAAAAACGTTCCTCGGCCTCGGAGCTTCTAAAG catCCTTTCCTGAAGTTGGCAAGGCCCTTGGCGTCATTGACACCGTTAATTATGGCAGCAAAAGAGGCAGCTAAAGGTCACTGA